ATGCCGCGGGTACCCTCAACCCGGTCATGATGGGGGAGTTATCGGCGGGTATCATCATCGGTGCGATCACCTTCTCCGGTTCAGTGGTGGCGTTTGCAAAACTGCAGGGATTGGTAAGCGGGGCGCCGGTAAAATTCAAGGGACAGCATGCCTTGAATGCAGCTATCGCAATCACAACGGTCTTACTCGGTGTCCACTTTGGCATGACAGGGAGTATGACCTCGCTGGTATTGATCACCCTGCTGTCATTCGTACTGGGTTTTACGCTGATCATTCCCATCGGTGGAGCAGATATGCCGGTTATCATATCCATGCTTAACAGTTATTCAGGATGGGCTGCTGCGGCAACGGGTTTTACTCTGGGTAATCTGTTGCTGATCATTGTCGGTGCCTTGGTCGGTTTTTCTGGCGCCATTCTCTCCTTCATCATGTGCCGGGCCATGAACCGTTCCATCATCAATGTTGTGTTCGGTGGTTTTGGCAGTGAGTCGGATGGTGCGCCCAGCGCGGTGGGTGTGGCTGCCGAGAAGGGTGTCAAATCAGCCTCGGTAGAGGACGCCATCTACTGGATGGAAGATGCCAACAAGGTCATTATCGTACCGGGTTACGGTATGGCGGTGGCCCAGGCGCAGCATGCCTTGAAAGAGGTGTTGGAGCTGCTTGAAGAGCGGGATGTGACGGTAAAGTTTGCAATTCATCCAGTAGCCGGGCGT
This sequence is a window from Candidatus Thiodiazotropha sp. LNASS1. Protein-coding genes within it:
- a CDS encoding NAD(P)(+) transhydrogenase (Re/Si-specific) subunit beta is translated as MEISANTQAIAYLISAILFILALKGLTHPASARRGNYLGMAGMAIAILATLFSHEVQSYGFILVGVIAGAVIGTVLAARVQMTAMPQLVAALHSFVGMAAVLVAIGTYLNHDAAGTLNPVMMGELSAGIIIGAITFSGSVVAFAKLQGLVSGAPVKFKGQHALNAAIAITTVLLGVHFGMTGSMTSLVLITLLSFVLGFTLIIPIGGADMPVIISMLNSYSGWAAAATGFTLGNLLLIIVGALVGFSGAILSFIMCRAMNRSIINVVFGGFGSESDGAPSAVGVAAEKGVKSASVEDAIYWMEDANKVIIVPGYGMAVAQAQHALKEVLELLEERDVTVKFAIHPVAGRMPGHMNVLLAEADIPYDHVLEMDEINPEFPTADVTLVVGANDVVNPAARSDSSSPIYGMPILDAAKSKQVYFLKRSMNPGYSGVDNLLFYQDNTSLIFGDAKDTIEGMVTALKGGGH